One Lepus europaeus isolate LE1 chromosome X, mLepTim1.pri, whole genome shotgun sequence genomic window carries:
- the LOC133752809 gene encoding UV excision repair protein RAD23 homolog B-like encodes MRLTLQAGPQLTFHIDIDPGQTVRALKEKIEAEQGREAFPVAGQQLLYAGRVLQDDAVLRDCQIPEHHAVTVLVARPKAATTATATARQSQPATTAGPPARAASAGAGAPSRGPALLSAPAMSAPATSTPATSTGAPAGAPASHPAAGQSAGPPGAPSPTPDDAIAGPSSGAQPSEQAARALLTRPSSKPVVAEIVSMGYEREHVLAALRASSNNPHRAVEYLLMGLPGDRASAAEVEPPRAGSSRAGREEAGSEGGGVDSAATEEASTADGSYVEVTLQELAAIERLKALGFPEGLVVEAYFACEKNEEWAANFLLEQDLEED; translated from the coding sequence ATGCGCCTCACCCTCCAGGCCGGGCCGCAGCTCACCTTCCACATCGACATTGACCCCGGCCAGACGGTGAGGGCCCTCAAGGAGAAAATTGAAGCCGAGCAGGGCAGAGAGGCCTTTCCGGTAGCGGGGCAGCAGCTCCTGTATGCGGGCCGCGTCCTGCAGGATGACGCTGTGCTCAGAGACTGTCAGATCCCCGAGCACCACGCTGTGACGGTCCTGGTGGCCAGACCCAAGGCGGcgaccacagccacagccacagctcggCAGTCCCAGCCTGCCACCACGGCCGGGCCCCCTGCCCGCGCAGCATCAGCTGGTGCTGGGGCCCCATCGCGCGGCCCTGCCTTGCTCTCCGCGCCCGCCATGTCCGCGCCTGCCACGTCCACGCCTGCCACTTCCACGGGTGCACCTGCTGGCGCACCTGCCTCACATCCAGCTGCAGGGCAGTCGGCAGGCCCGCCAGGGGCTCCAAGCCCTACACCAGATGATGCCATCGCGGGACCCTCCTCTGGGGCCCAGCCGTCTGAGCAGGCAGCAAGGGCGCTGCTGACACGTCCGTCTTCCAAGCCAGTGGTCGCCGAGATCGTGTCCATGGGCTACGAACGGGAGCACGTCCTTGCAGCCCTGAGAGCCAGTTCCAACAACCCTCACAGAGCCGTGGAGTATCTTTTAATGGGACTCCCCGGAGACAGGGCAAGTGCGGCCGAGGTCGAGCCCCCTCGAGCCGGTAGCAGCCGAGCTGGTCGTGAAGAAGCTGGCAGTGAAGGAGGAGGCGTGGACAGCGCGGCAACCGAAGAAGCATCAACAGCAGATGGCAGCTATGTTGAAGTAACACTCCAGGAATTGGCAGCTATAGAGAGGTTAAAGGCTTTGGGCTTTCCTGAAGGGCTTGTGGTTGAAGCATATTTTGCTTGTGAGAAGAATGAGGAGTGGGCTGCCAATTTTCTCCTGGAGCAGGACTTGGAGGAGGACTGA
- the LOC133752810 gene encoding UV excision repair protein RAD23 homolog B-like, with protein MDGRGRAPRTGGEGTCGRGRAPLGHRHAGSNGYSSLGGGGGGATAAILSPGARALRRPGLTREGHRGQSSPARAVGTRTRRVPRARARGRVRSAAVPAPQASRPPACPPARRPARAPARAADQAAALRGGAMRLTLQAGPQLTFHIDIDPGQTVRALKEKIEAEQGREAFPVAGQQLLYAGRVLQDDAVLRDCQIPEHHAVTVLVARPKAATTATATARQSQPATTARPPARAASAGAGAPAREPALPATSPRATSAPATSTRGTSSPASSMRSTSAPATSTCATCAPATSSGAPASVSAFSTASTRPAPAGAPASHPAAGQSAGPPGAPSPTPDDAIAGPSSGAQLSEQAARALLTRPSSEQMVAEIVSMGYEQEHVLAALRASSNNPHRAVEYLLMGLPGDRASATEIEPSHAGSRRAGRSSGVAAGAAAATSGSGGHPLDVLRNAPEFQVLRQIIQHFPSLLPGVLQRICPQDPLLRRQFRQFQDYLVHMLTAPVEEAGDEEGGGGGGSVGTTGSSKDSSYVEVTPQEHAAIEKLKAIGFPEGLVIQVYFACDKNLVLAASILSELASEED; from the coding sequence ATGGACGGGCGAGGCCGTGCACCGCGAACGGGTGGCGAAGGAACGTGCGGGCGTGGGAGGGCCCCTCTCGGCCACCGTCACGCGGGGAGCAACGGGTACtcctccctggggggggggggtggcggagCCACGGCGGCCATCTTGAGCCCAGGGGCCCGGGCGCTGCGGAGGCCAGGGCTCACGAGAGAAGGCCACCGCGGGCAGAGCTCGCCGGCCAGGGCCGTTGGCACCCGCACCCGCAGAgtccccagagccagagccagaggcagagtgaggagtGCGGCggtccccgccccccaggccTCACGCCCGCCCGCCTGTCCGCCCGCCCGGCGGCCAGCACGCGCCCCAGCCCGGGCAGCCGACCAGGCCGCGGCCCTGCGCGGCGGCGCCATGCGCCTCACCCTCCAGGCCGGGCCGCAGCTCACCTTCCACATCGACATTGACCCCGGCCAGACGGTGAGGGCCCTCAAGGAGAAAATTGAAGCTGAGCAGGGCAGAGAGGCCTTTCCGGTAGCGGGGCAGCAGCTCCTGTATGCGGGCCGCGTCCTGCAGGATGACGCTGTGCTCAGAGACTGTCAGATCCCCGAGCACCACGCTGTGACGGTCCTGGTGGCCAGACCCAAGGCGGcgaccacagccacagccacagctcggCAGTCCCAGCCTgccaccacagccaggccccCTGCCCGTGCAGCATCggctggtgctggggccccaGCGCGCGAACCTGCCTTGCCCGCCACATCTCCGCGTGCCACGTCCGCGCCTGCCACTTCCACGCGTGGCACGTCCTCGCCTGCCTCTTCCATGCGTTCCACGTCTGCGCCTGCCACGTCCACGTGTGCCACGTGCGCGCCTGCCACTTCCTCGGGTGCACCTGCCTCCGTGTCAGCATTCAGTACAGCGTCAACTCGGCCTGCACCTGCTGGCGCACCTGCGTCACATCCAGCTGCAGGGCAGTCGGCAGGCCCGCCAGGGGCTCCAAGCCCTACACCAGATGATGCCATCGCGGGACCCTCCTCTGGGGCCCAGCTGTCTGAGCAGGCAGCAAGGGCGCTGCTGACACGTCCGTCTTCCGAGCAAATGGTCGCCGAGATCGTGTCCATGGGCTACGAACAGGAGCACGTCCTTGCAGCCCTGAGAGCCAGTTCCAACAACCCTCACAGAGCCGTGGAGTATCTTTTAATGGGACTCCCCGGAGACAGGGCAAGTGCGACCGAGATCGAGCCCTCTCATGCCGGTAGCCGCAGAGCTGGTCGGTCTTCAGGGGTGGCGGCAGGTGCAGCGGCTGCGACATCGGGTTCTGGAGGACACCCCCTGGATGTCTTACGGAATGCACCAGAGTTTCAAGTGTTGAGACAAATCATTCAGCACTTTCCGTCTTTGCTTCCAGGAGTGCTGCAACGCATATGTCCACAGGATCCTCTATTACGTAGGCAATTTAGACAATTCCAAGATTATTTGGTTCACATGCTAACTGCCCCAGTGGAAGAAGCTGGTGATgaagaaggaggaggtggaggtggcagTGTGGGGACCACAGGATCATCAAAGGATTCTAGCTATGTTGAAGTAACACCTCAGGAACATGCAGCTATAGAAAAGTTAAAGGCAATCGGGTTTCCTGAAGGACTTGTGATACAAGTATATTTTGCTTGTGACAAGAACTTGGTCTTAGCTGCCAGTATTCTCTCTGAGCTGGCCTCGGAGGAGGACTGA
- the LOC133752811 gene encoding UV excision repair protein RAD23 homolog B-like has product MRLTLQAGPQLTFHIDIDPGQTVRALKEKIEAEQGREAFPVAGQQLLYAGRVLQDDAVLRDCQIPEHHAVTVLVARPKAATTATATARQSQPATTAGPPARAASAGAGAPAREPALPTAPATSAPATSTGAPAGAPASHPAAGQSAGPPGAPSPTPDDAIAGPSSGAQLSEQAARALLTCPSSEQMVAEIVSMGYEREHVLAALRASSNNPHRAVEYLLMGLPGDRASAAEVEPPQAGSSGAGQSSGVAAGAAAATSGSGGHPLDVLRNLPDFQELRQIIQDFPSLLPGVLQRICPQNPQLEDELRQYQEYLVHMLTTPEEEAGSEGGGGVESTETSEAEREDGSYIEVTPQEQGAIERLKALGFPEGLVIQAYFACEKNEILAASLLSDLAMEED; this is encoded by the coding sequence ATGCGCCTCACCCTCCAGGCCGGGCCGCAGCTCACCTTCCACATCGACATTGACCCCGGCCAGACGGTGAGGGCCCTCAAGGAGAAAATTGAAGCCGAGCAGGGCAGAGAGGCCTTTCCGGTAGCGGGGCAGCAGCTCCTGTATGCGGGCCGCGTCCTGCAGGATGACGCTGTGCTCAGAGACTGTCAGATCCCCGAGCACCACGCTGTGACGGTCCTGGTGGCCAGACCCAAGGCGGcgaccacagccacagccacagctcggCAGTCCCAGCCTGCCACCACGGCCGGGCCCCCTGCCCGCGCAGCATCggctggtgctggggccccaGCGCGCGAACCTGCCTTGCCCACCGCGCCCGCCACGTCCGCGCCTGCCACTTCCACGGGTGCACCTGCTGGCGCACCTGCCTCACATCCAGCTGCAGGGCAGTCGGCAGGCCCGCCAGGGGCTCCAAGCCCTACACCAGATGACGCCATCGCGGGACCCTCCTCTGGGGCCCAGCTGTCTGAGCAGGCAGCAAGGGCGCTGCTGACATGTCCGTCTTCCGAGCAAATGGTCGCCGAGATCGTGTCCATGGGCTACGAACGGGAGCACGTCCTTGCAGCCCTGAGAGCCAGTTCCAACAACCCTCACAGAGCCGTGGAGTATCTTTTAATGGGACTCCCCGGAGACAGGGCAAGTGCGGCCGAGGTCGAGCCCCCTCAAGCCGGTAGCAGCGGAGCTGGTCAGTCTTCAGgggtggcagcaggtgcagcGGCTGCGACATCGGGTTCTGGAGGACACCCCCTGGATGTCTTACGGAATTTACCAGATTTTCAAGAGTTGAGACAAATCATTCAGGACTTTCCATCTTTGCTTCCAGGAGTGCTACAACGCATATGTCCACAGAATCCTCAATTAGAAGATGAACTTAGACAGTACCAGGAGTATTTGGTTCATATGCTAACTACCCCAGAGGAGGAAGCTGgcagtgaaggaggaggaggagttgagAGCACAGAAActtcagaagcagaaagagaagatgGCAGCTACATTGAAGTAACACCTCAGGAACAGGGAGCTATAGAGAGGTTAAAGGCATTGGGCTTTCCTGAAGGACTTGTGATACAAGCATATTTTGCTTGTGAGAAGAATGAGATCTTAGCTGCCAGTTTGCTATCTGACCTGGCTATGGAGGAGGACTGA